The following are encoded in a window of Eriocheir sinensis breed Jianghai 21 chromosome 35, ASM2467909v1, whole genome shotgun sequence genomic DNA:
- the LOC127007317 gene encoding protein mono-ADP-ribosyltransferase PARP3-like — MARGRQTRAKKTATKRKTDEKDEAAPAKLQREDSANTKLRLAISEVKAAASTETKKKYYKPDHILLIHHPQADVYEDYSCMLNQTNIGHNNNKFYVIQIVQEKKKIICFTRWGRVGEDGQHSALIEKDAEAAIKSFKKKYKDKTKNDWEKRENFTPHPGKYTMIEIDDDEDEEADTVDGGQQLTRTTITFTGICPLNARTLLMIKLIFSDDMFIGQMSAMHLDIKKMPLGKLSKAQIAKGLEALLDIETAIKNKKPRQVLMDLSSKFYTYCPHDFGRSVPTVLDTEAIVQQKKEVMLTLSDIELTQSLQKEKSEKEIHPLLEKYQMLECEMDLLDKKSAEYKLLQEYSSACPDGRKATLLDIWRVDRKGEKERFQAHESLDNRKLLWHGTNVAVVAAILKAGLRIMPHSGGLVGRGIYFASEYAKSCWYAQPHYGVFENENNVAFLFLVEVALGKEKSITQCDSSLTKAPAGFDSVVARGSSEPDPKKNKKTVLDGKDVTVPVGKPVRQKEWSKSGFCKSEYLVYQESQARLRYMLKFSYA; from the exons ATGGCACGAGGCAGGCAGACAAGAGCCAAGAAAACTGCCACGAAGCGGAAGACAGATGAAAAAGA tgAGGCAGCGCCGGCTAAGCTGCAGAGGGAGGATAGTGCCAATACCAAGCTGAGACTCGCCATCAGTGAGGTCAAGGCTGCCGCCAgcacagagacaaagaaaaagtacTACAAACCAGACCATATATTACTGATCCACCACCCACAG GCTGATGTCTATGAAGATTACTCATGCATGCTGAACCAAACCAACATCGGTCATAACAACAACAAGTTTTATGTTATTCAAATTgtccaagaaaagaaaaaaattatttgttTCACACGCTGGGGACGTGTG GgagaagatgggcaacacagtgCTCTTATTGAAAAAGACGCTGAAGCAGCAATAAAGTCGTTTAAGAAGAAATATaaggataaaacaaaaaatgactgggagaaaagggaaaacttTACTCCCCATCCAGGAAAATACACCATGATTGAAATTG atgatgatgaagatgaggaagctGATACAGTGGATGGAGGTCAGCAGCTAACAAGAACCACAATAACCTTCACTGGAATCTGTCCACTCAATGCAAGAACACTGCTAATGATCAAGTTGATATTTTCAGACGACATGTTCATCGGCCAAATGTCAGCAATGCATTTGG ATATCAAGAAGATGCCACTGGGGAAGCTAAGCAAGGCACAGATAGCTAAAGGACTTGAGGCATTACTGGATATTGAAACtgcaataaaaaataagaag CCTCGTCAAGTGTTGATGGATCTGTCATCAAAATTCTACACGTATTGTCCCCATGACTTTGGCCGTAGTGTGCCAACTGTGCTGGACACAGAAGCCATTGTCCAGCAAAAGAAGGAAGTTATGCTGACCCTCAGTGACATCGAGCTGACACAATCGCTTCAGAAGGAAAAG TCAGAAAAAGAAATTCATCCACTTCTTGAAAAATACCAAATGCTGGAGTGTGAAATGGACCTTCTTGATAAAAAAAGTGCAGAATACAAG ttacTTCAGGAATATTCTTCAGCCTGCCCTGATGGTCGAAAAGCAACCCTCTTGGATATTTGGAGAGTTGATCgcaaaggggaaaaggaaag GTTTCAGGCACATGAAAGCCTAGATAACCGTAAGCTGCTGTGGCATGGGACCAACGTAGCAGTGGTGGCAGCTATCTTGAAAGCAGGACTCAGGATCATGCCCCATTCAGGAGGTCTCGTTGGTAGGGGCATCTACTTTGCGTCTGAATATGCCAAGAGCTGCTGGTATG cTCAACCCCATTATGGTGTGtttgaaaatgaaaacaatgtggCCTTCCTCTTTTTGGTGGAAGTGGCTcttggaaaggaaaagagtattACACAGTGTGACTCTTCCCTCACCAAAGCTCCTGCAGGCTTTGACAGTGTAGTAGCCAGAGGATCATCTGAACCAg ATcctaaaaagaacaagaaaaccgtGCTAGATGGCAAAGATGTGACTGTCCCAGTTGGAAAGCCAGTGCGTCAGAAAGAGTGGTCCAAAAGTGGTTTCTGCAAAAGTGAATATCTTGTTTACCAAGAGAGCCAAGCAAGACTCAGATATATGTTGAAGTTTTCCTATGCATAG